The Kluyveromyces lactis strain NRRL Y-1140 chromosome D complete sequence genome has a window encoding:
- the FUM1 gene encoding fumarase FUM1 (highly similar to uniprot|P08417 Saccharomyces cerevisiae YPL262W FUM1 Fumarase converts fumaric acid to L-malic acid in the TCA cycle cytosolic and mitochondrial localization determined by the N-terminal mitochondrial targeting sequence and protein conformation): MLRNSIVSRGLAQTRVSAKVNRLASLRMVSYRVETDAFGEIQVPSDKYWGAQTQRSLQNFKIGGPRERMPEPIVKAFGVLKKSAAVVNERLGTLDPEIAKPIKQAADEVAQGKLMEHFPLVVFQTGSGTQSNMNANEVISNRAIELIGGELGSKKIHPNNHCNQAQSSNDTFPSVMHIAAVTEITHHLLPELEGLKVALKQKSDEFQHIVKIGRTHLQDATPLTLGQEFSGYVQQVENGIARVKQSLYHLKFLAQGGTAVGTGLNTKVGFAEDIAEQVSKETGIDFKTAPNKFEALAAHDAVVEASGALNTLAVSLFKIANDIRYLGSGPRCGYGELSLPENEPGSSIMPGKVNPTQNEAMTQVCVQVMGNHAAITFAGASGQFELNVFKPVMISNLLSSIRLLGDASNSFRIHCVEGIKANEDRIAKLLHESLMLVTALNPKIGYDAASKVAKNAHKKGITLKESALELKVLSSEEFDQWVIPEKMIGPKE, translated from the coding sequence ATGTTGAGAAATAGCATTGTATCACGTGGTCTAGCTCAAACCCGCGTTAGTGCAAAGGTTAACAGACTAGCATCGTTAAGAATGGTTTCGTATAGAGTGGAGACCGATGCGTTCGGTGAGATCCAAGTTCCTTCTGATAAGTACTGGGGTGCTCAAACCCAACGTTCTTTgcaaaatttcaagattggTGGTCCTCGTGAAAGAATGCCTGAGCCAATTGTCAAGGCTTTTGGtgttttgaagaagtcgGCTGCTGTGGTCAATGAGCGTCTGGGGACGTTGGACCCTGAAATCGCTAAGCCTATCAAGCAAGCAGCCGATGAAGTTGCTCAGGGTAAACTAATGGAACATTTTCCATTGGTTGTGTTCCAAACTGGGTCTGGTACTCAGTCCAACATGAACGCCAACGAAGTTATTTCAAACAGGGCCATCGAATTGATTGGTGGTGAATTGGGTTCTAAGAAGATTCACCCAAACAACCACTGTAACCAAGCTCAATCCAGTAACGATACTTTCCCATCTGTTATGCATATTGCTGCTGTCACTGAAATTACACACCATTTGTTGCCAGAATTGGAAGGTTTGAAAGTTGCTTTAAAGCAAAAATCTGATGAGTTCCAGCATATCGTTAAGATCGGTAGAACCCATTTGCAAGATGCTACTCCATTGACCCTAGGTCAAGAGTTCAGCGGATACGTGCAACAGGTGGAGAACGGTATTGCTCGTGTTAAACAATCTCTATATCATTTGAAGTTCTTGGCACAAGGTGGTACTGCCGTTGGTACTGGTTTGAATACTAAGGTCGGTTTTGCTGAAGATATCGCTGAACAAGTTTCTAAAGAAACTGGTATCGATTTCAAGACCGCTCCAAACAAGTTCGAAGCATTGGCTGCTCACGATGCTGTCGTTGAAGCCTCTGGTGCCCTAAACACTCTGGCTGTCTCTTTATTCAAGATTGCTAACGATATCAGATACTTGGGTTCTGGACCTCGTTGCGGTTACGGTGAATTAAGTTTGCCAGAAAACGAACCAGGTTCTTCTATCATGCCTGGTAAAGTGAACCCTACTCAGAATGAAGCCATGACTCAAGTGTGTGTTCAAGTTATGGGTAACCATGCCGCTATCACTTTTGCAGGTGCTTCTGgtcaatttgaattgaatgtCTTCAAGCCAGTTATGATCTCGAACTTGTTGAGTTCAATCAGACTATTGGGAGATGCTTCTAACTCTTTCAGAATTCACTGTGTTGAAGGTATTAAGGCTAACGAGGACAGAATCGCTAAATTGTTGCATGAATCCTTAATGTTGGTAACTGCATTGAACCCAAAGATCGGTTACGATGCCGCTTCTAAGGTCGCTAAGAACGCTCACAAGAAGGGAATCACTTTGAAGGAATCTGCTTTGGAATTGAAGGTTCTATCAAGTGAAGAATTCGACCAATGGGTCATCCCTGAAAAGATGATTGGTCCAAAGGAGTAA
- the HAT2 gene encoding Hat2p (similar to uniprot|P39984 Saccharomyces cerevisiae YEL056W), whose translation MTEVEEPEQPTTINEEYDLWVSNVPMMYDFVSETRLTWPSLTVQWLPTEMQPREVDGQQLLRQELLIGTLTTDNEPNYLKIAAIDLPENVTSSKPSVSDDAKENELSHRQSKIKIVRKFKHEQEVTRARYMPQSPNIIATLNGAGIVYIFDRNIKEKDHGAIASFSYHKENGYGLAFNPTVSGQLLSASDDGTVALWDVTSTANKSPSQTFDVHTDIVNDCKWHEFQSSLFGTVSEDNTLIIHDTNSDRAIQKLSVSSAFNTLAFSKRSENLLAAAGTDSNVYLYDLRRLQKPLHSMAGHEDSVTSLEFSPHQDGLLTSSGSDRRIIMWDLFNIGAEQQPDDAYDGVPELFMMHGGHRSPVNEFSHNSNVPWLMCSVEEENVLQIWKPANKIVRPPQPPADFDITTLE comes from the coding sequence ATGACTGAAGTAGAAGAACCTGAGCAACCCACAACAATTAATGAGGAGTACGATTTATGGGTCTCAAATGTGCCAATGATGTATGATTTTGTTAGCGAGACGCGACTCACCTGGCCGTCACTAACTGTACAGTGGCTTCCAACCGAGATGCAACCTCGAGAAGTTGATGGACAGCAATTATTGAGACAAGAGTTACTTATTGGGACGTTAACTACTGATAACGAGCCGAACTACTTGAAAATTGCTGCCATTGACCTGCCGGAAAACGTCACTTCTTCTAAACCAAGTGTGTCCGATGATGCGAAGGAAAATGAATTGAGCCATCGTCAATCTAAGATCAAGATAGTGAGGAAGTTCAAGCACGAACAAGAAGTCACCAGGGCAAGATACATGCCTCAATCGCCTAATATAATTGCAACTTTGAACGGAGCTGGTATCGTATacatttttgatagaaataTTAAGGAAAAAGATCATGGCGCCATTGCCAGTTTCTCCTATCATAAAGAGAATGGATATGGATTGGCGTTCAATCCCACTGTTTCTGGCCAGCTACTTTCTGCATCCGATGATGGCACTGTTGCTTTATGGGATGTCACTTCCACTGCAAACAAATCGCCGTCTCAAACATTTGATGTGCATACTGATATAGTAAATGACTGCAAATGGCACGAATTCCAAAGCAGTTTATTTGGAACAGTATCCGAGGATAACACATTAATAATTCATGACACCAATAGTGATAGGGCCATTCAAAAGTTATCGGTCTCCTCTGCCTTCAATACATTAGCATTCAGTAAGCGTTCAGAAAACCTTCTTGCAGCAGCAGGTACAGACTCTAACGTCTATCTCTATGATTTACGTAGATTGCAAAAACCATTGCACTCAATGGCAGGTCATGAAGATTCTGTTACCTCACTCGAGTTTTCTCCTCATCAAGATGGATTATTAACTTCAAGTGGTTCTGACCGAAGAATTATTATGTGGGACTTATTCAATATTGGAGCAGAACAACAACCAGATGACGCATACGACGGAGTTCCTGAGCTATTCATGATGCACGGCGGTCACAGAAGCCCCGTTAACGAGTTTTCTCATAATTCAAATGTTCCATGGCTAATGTGCAGCgtcgaagaagaaaacgttcttcaaatatggAAACCAGCGAATAAGATTGTCCGTCCTCCGCAACCGCCAGCTGATTTCGATATTACAACCTTAGAATAG
- the PCM1 gene encoding phosphoacetylglucosamine mutase PCM1 (similar to uniprot|P38628 Saccharomyces cerevisiae YEL058W PCM1 Essential N-acetylglucosamine-phosphate mutase a hexosephosphate mutase involved in the biosynthesis of chitin) — protein MSFRDLYEQYCKQGHAYTYGTAGFRAHNSVLDTVMFTTGIVAVLRSIYLKSKFVGVMITASHNPPEDNGVKVVEPYGEMLVQNWEPIATKLANAASSSFTQLESTLQSIIAELNIDTTQLANITVARDSRESGPRLLAALKAGISVFPAVKIIDFELLTTPQLHFLVYSLNTSSQPSQVRDSTYYDHFVSIWNQLTQLYEVTELPFHLTIDCANGIGADKVKQLISQAGHMLENSLTAVNGETKTFQLLNESCGADFVKTNQTFPANCNPKPSQLYCSFDGDADRVVFYYVDGKENKFHLLDGDKIATLLAKLIADLLRDCGLSDTLKLGVVQTAYANGSSTKYITDKLKIPVSCTKTGVKHLHHEAVSRYDIGIYFEANGHGTVIFSREFLETVDSRLQETSGNEQQYKSLLSLKLLSQLINQTVGDAISDMLAVIATLSIFNLKPEDWDGCYQDLPNRLTKVIVPDRSVFVSTNAERQLLSPEGLQAKIDLLVTQFPNSRSFVRASGTEDAVRVYAEAETTESAIELATKVGELVKLFG, from the coding sequence ATGTCTTTCCGTGACCTATACGAGCAGTACTGCAAACAAGGCCATGCTTATACCTATGGAACTGCTGGTTTCAGAGCACACAATTCCGTGCTAGATACTGTTATGTTCACTACAGGTATCGTTGCCGTTTTAAGATCTATCTACCTTAAATCAAAATTCGTCGGTGTGATGATAACTGCCTCGCATAATCCACCTGAGGATAATGGAGTGAAGGTTGTGGAACCATATGGCGAAATGTTGGTTCAAAATTGGGAACCAATTGCTACAAAATTGGCCAATGCTGCTTCATCCAGTTTCACACAATTGGAGTCTACTTTGCAATCGATTATAGCAGAATTAAACATTGACACCACTCAATTAGCTAATATTACAGTGGCACGTGACTCTCGAGAATCGGGTCCTCGTTTACTAGCTGCTTTGAAGGCAGGTATATCTGTCTTCCCTGCAGTTAAAATCATCGATTTCGAATTATTGACTACACCTCAATTGCATTTCCTAGTATACAGTTTGAACACCTCGTCTCAACCATCACAAGTAAGAGATTCTACTTATTATGATCATTTCGTCTCTATCTGGAACCAGTTGACGCAATTGTACGAGGTCACTGAATTGCCATTCCATTTAACGATAGATTGCGCCAACGGCATTGGGGCAGATAAAGTGAAACAACTCATTTCTCAGGCTGGTCATATGCTAGAAAACTCCTTAACGGCTGTCAATGGTGAGACAAAGACctttcaacttttgaatgagTCCTGTGGTGCTGATTTTGTTAAAACCAATCAGACATTCCCCGCGAATTGTAATCCGAAACCATCTCAACTGTACTGTTCCTTTGATGGTGATGCTGACCGTGTTGTCTTCTATTACGTTGATGGTAAAGAAAATAAATTCCATTTATTGGATGGTGACAAGATTGCTACTTTATTGGCAAAACTAATCGCAGATTTGCTTCGTGATTGTGGGTTGTCTGATACTTTAAAATTGGGAGTCGTTCAAACGGCATATGCGAATGGTTCTTCTACTAAATATATCACtgacaaattgaaaattcCTGTTTCGTGCACCAAGACAGGAGTCAAACATCTACATCACGAGGCAGTTTCCCGTTATGACATTGGTATCTATTTCGAAGCCAATGGACACGGTACTGTCATTTTCTCTAGAGAATTCTTAGAAACCGTGGACTCCAGATTACAGGAAACCTCCGGAAATGAACAACAATACAAATCACTATTATCCTTAAAGCTACTAAGTCAATTGATCAATCAAACCGTTGGCGACGCAATATCTGATATGCTAGCAGTCATAGCTACGTTATCCATTTTTAACTTGAAACCTGAAGACTGGGATGGCTGTTATCAGGATCTTCCAAATAGGTTGACTAAAGTCATTGTTCCAGACAGATCTGTCTTTGTAAGTACCAATGCCGAAAGACAGCTCTTATCTCCTGAAGGATTACAGGCTAAGATCGATTTACTGGTGACACAATTTCCTAATTCAAGATCCTTCGTGAGAGCAAGTGGAACTGAAGACGCAGTTAGGGTTTATGCAGAAGCTGAAACGACAGAAAGTGCCATCGAATTAGCTACGAAAGTAGGAGAACTAGTCAAATTATTTGGCTGA
- the SOM1 gene encoding Som1p (uniprot|P78699 Kluyveromyces lactis KLLA0D00880g SOM1 Protein SOM1 mitochondrial precursor): MAPPTKILGLDTQQRMLQRGENCSLKSLVQNECAFNGNDYVCTPFKRLFEQCMVKDGRVLNIEVTNLNTNR; encoded by the coding sequence ATGGCTCCACCTACGAAAATACTCGGTCTTGACACTCAGCAGAGAATGCTTCAACGTGGTGAAAATTGCAGTTTAAAGTCTCTGGTACAGAATGAATGTGCTTTTAATGGTAATGACTATGTGTGTACGCCTTTCAAAAGACTATTTGAACAATGCATGGTGAAGGATGGACGTGTATTAAACATTGAGGTAACAAATCTGAACACCAACAGATGA
- the KEL3 gene encoding Kel3p (similar to uniprot|Q08979 Saccharomyces cerevisiae YPL263C KEL3 Cytoplasmic protein of unknown function) — translation MAKKKDKESKKARTEAKNKKALEKAAVKDKKKAKKLSQDEEEDDMDIEEMLANFKREQENFEKINVENVDRPDQRINPCMFVNPAHGKRELMMFGGESTTQETGTTHFYNDLFVYSLDTDTWKRYTSQNSPMPRSSAAVASHPTGVALIHGGEFSSPKQNTFYHYSDSWLFDCSSKEWTKVEQKNGPSARSGHRMAIWKNFIILHGGFRDLGTSTTYLNDLWVFDITNYKWKQVELPANHPIPDARSGHSLISTAEGAVLYGGYTKVKAGKGLQKGKILSDCWYLKMKSDLGSIRWERRKKQGSQPSPRVGCSMVHHKGRGVLFGGVYDFEETEESLRSIFYNELYTYQIENNRWYAMSLRPQRKKKNFVQSKSNRNKDKELEDILNQILDKANLRDAEDDDESKVIEEQLNQLDLIDFDDDDESDKKSAKSYETMSTLPHARFNAATAVVDDTLFIFGGTVEIGEKDYPIDSFYSIDMNKLDGVKVYWEELKEVERAEKLGEQDSDDEFGDEDDDDEDDGEEEIVDSKLEAEDEEEEEEEEEVEEEYEIPDLRPWLPHPKAFETLRAFYVRTGPTFLELAISSNRDSKGKHLKTKSFELCQDRWWERREQVRIEEDKLEELGGVEDVIEKDTSKTQRRR, via the coding sequence ATGGCTAAGAAGAAGGATAAAGAGTCCAAAAAGGCTCGTACTGAAGCCAAGAATAAGAAGGCACTGGAAAAAGCCGCAGTGAAAGATAAAAAGAAGGCAAAGAAGTTATCtcaagatgaagaagaagatgacatggacattgaagaaatgttAGCTAACTTCAAGCGGGAACAGGAGAACTTTGAGAAGATTAATGTCGAAAATGTGGATAGGCCCGACCAACGTATTAATCCGTGTATGTTTGTGAACCCAGCCCATGGTAAGCGTGAATTAATGATGTTTGGCGGGGAATCTACCACCCAAGAAACAGGTACCACACATTTCTACAACGATTTATTTGTATACTCATTAGATACAGATACTTGGAAAAGGTATACATCTCAGAATTCTCCAATGCCAAGATCATCAGCGGCAGTAGCATCTCATCCAACAGGTGTAGCTTTAATCCATGGTGGTGAGTTCTCTTCCCCAAAGCAGAATACTTTCTATCATTATTCTGATTCATGGCTATTCGACTGCTCTAGCAAAGAATGGACAAAGgttgaacaaaagaatgGGCCTAGTGCTAGGTCAGGTCATAGAATGGcaatttggaaaaatttTATCATACTTCATGGTGGGTTCAGGGATTTAGGTACCTCTACCACGTATCTGAATGACTTATGGGTATTCGATATAACTAATTATAAATGGAAACAAGTCGAGCTTCCCGCTAATCATCCTATTCCAGATGCAAGATCTGGCCATTCACTGATATCTACAGCGGAGGGCGCCGTTTTATACGGTGGTTACACCAAGGTAAAAGCCGGCAAAGGCTTACAAAAAGGTAAGATTCTATCAGACTGTTGGTatctgaagatgaaatcCGATCTGGGTTCCATTAGATGggaaagaaggaagaaacaGGGTTCCCAACCATCTCCAAGAGTTGGCTGTTCTATGGTTCATCATAAGGGAAGAGGTGTTTTGTTTGGAGGTGTCTACgactttgaagaaacagaagaaagtCTAAGATCAATCTTTTACAACGAACTATACACATATCAGATAGAAAATAACAGATGGTATGCAATGTCCTTGAGACCtcaaaggaagaagaagaacttcgTTCAATCGAAGTCCAACAGGAACAAAGATaaagaacttgaagatattttgaatcaaattcttgataaAGCTAACTTGCGTGACGCAGAAGACGACGATGAAAGCAAGgtcattgaagaacaattaaATCAGCTAGATCTTATagattttgatgatgatgatgaaagcGACAAAAAATCAGCTAAATCCTATGAAACTATGTCAACTTTGCCTCATGCCAGATTTAACGCTGCGACTGCTGTTGTGGATGATACGTTATTCATCTTCGGTGGTACTGTTGAAATTGGCGAAAAAGACTATCCAATCGACTCCTTTTACAGCATTGATATGAACAAACTTGATGGGGTGAAGGTGTACTGGGAAGAGTTGAAGGAAGTTGAAAGAGCAGAGAAACTTGGAGAGCAAGATTCTGACGATGAATTTGGCGATGAAGAcgacgatgatgaagacgacggtgaagaagagattgTTGACAGTAAACTTGAAGctgaagacgaagaagaagaagaagaagaggaagaagtggaagaagagtacGAAATTCCGGATCTTAGACCTTGGTTGCCTCATCCCAAGGCTTTTGAAACCCTTCGTGCATTTTACGTTCGCACAGGTCCTACTTTCTTAGAATTGGCTATTTCCAGTAATAGAGACTCAAAAGGTAAGCATTTGAAGACAAAATCGTTCGAGTTATGCCAAGATCGGTGGTGGGAAAGACGTGAGCAAGTTCGGATTGAGGAAGATAAATTAGAAGAACTTGGAGGGGTCGAAGATgttattgaaaaggatacATCAAAAACCCAACGCCGAAGGTAA